The genomic region ATGACTGCCGTGATTTAGTATCGTTTTACCAGCTTCCTTATCATTATTTACCAGTTGATAATACCAATAAATTAGCACAAGAAAAGAAGGTGTTGGCTTTGATGACGGAATACCAGGTCGACCTATTAGTACTGGCGCGTTATATGCAGATATTATCGGATTGTATGTGCCAACAATTAGCGGGTAAAGTGATCAATATTCATCATTCTTTTTTACCCAGTTTTAAAGGCGCTCGGCCATATCAACAGGCTCATGACAGAGGTGTAAAACTGATCGGCGCAACCGCACATTATGTCACAGCGGATCTCGACGAGGGGCCGATCATTGTGCAAGAAGTAAAACCGGTAGATCACGCTACCAGTGTGCAAGACATGATAGAAATTGGTCATGATACTGAGTCGATAGCTTTAGCTCGTGCGGTACGCTTATTTGCCGAAGATCGGATTTTTTTAAACGGTGAGCGTACCGTTATTTTATAGTACATACTTATTCTCAGTGCTTTAATCGTATCAACACATAAGCGTGATAGTTTATGCCGAAACGGAATGTCGTTATCGGTCGAACTAAAGCCATCATTGCTTGCCTTTGGTTGAGGAAATTAACTTTCGGAGTGTTTATCATGGGGAGCCATATCAAATTTATTGCTTGCGATATGGACGGCACCTTGCTAAATCAACATAGGCAACTACCCGGCGACTTCGCCGACGTATTCAATGCACTCAGAGCCAAAAACGTGTTATTCGCTGTCGCTTCAGGTCGGCAGTATTATAGCCTTAAAAACACTTTTCGAGACTTTGCTGATGACATGCTATTTATCGCTGAAAATGGCACCTTAGTTTTTTATCAAGACAAAGAAATCTATAGTTGCACCATACCTAAACAAGAAGTTGCCCAAATCATCGGCGTATTGCGCTTAATTGCCAATACACATATTGTACTTTGTGGAAAACAATCTGCGTATATCGAAAGCCGTGACCCAAAGGTGCAAGCCGAAGTAAGTCAATATTATCACCACTTAGCTTGTGTTGACGACTTACTGACAGTGGAAGACGAGTTTATAAAAATTGCTGTGCTGAATTTTAACGGTACAGAGCATTATGTTTACCCCGATGTGGCAAAACACTTTGCAAGCAGCCATCAAGTGGTGGTTAGTGCTCATATTTGGCTTGATGTGATGCATAAAACAGCCTCAAAAGGTGATGCCATAATACACCTTCGCGACATATTTGATTTTACTTTTGAGCAAAGTATGAGCTTTGGTGATTATTACAATGATGCCGAGATGCTCGCCGAGACTTACCATAGTTACGCCATGGAAAATGCGGCACCAGCAGTGAAAAAATTAGCGAGATTTATAGCACCGAGTAATGACGATAATGGTGTAACGGAGGTGATTAAAAACAAAATACTGACATAGTATGGAGCTATTAGTATTTATTTGTGTTAGCCGCAAAGATAGCGTAAGTTATTGATTAATAAATACAGTGGCTAACGACTGTTGCGAGCGATGTACGGACGTTTAGTTAGAGTTTTATCGATCACCAGGTTGATTTTAACTAGAGCAATTAGCTCCGATAATAAAAATAAAAGCAAGTGTACATAATAAGCTGCTTAATTGAAGCAATACATCACTATAAGGAAGAAAAATGAAAAGTTATTTAAAAGGAGCGGTTATTGTGTTTGTGTCTGCTGTTTTAGGGTACCAGTTATACCCCATACTAAATGATACAACCCAGGATATAGGCCTAGTTAATCACTCAGAACATTCGAACATTGTCGAACCTAGTCAAGAGAGTGATTTAGAGACAATAGAGCCTAGTATCGTTCAAGAGAGTAAGGCGCTTTCAAATCCCCCTAACATGCCAGGTGAAAGCGCAACAATCACCCTACAAAATGTAGACGATACGACCACCCCTTCAAATGATATTAGCGAGGACGCTTCTATTGAAAATACCTATGCTCAAGAAGAGCTGAAACAATGGTCTATTGAACATAAAGAAAAACTCGATCAAATCATCGATGACAACATGCCCGAATCCATAGCTTCAATGATGAAGTCTGCCATCGGCAATAATAATCACATGTTGAATGAGGCTAGCTTACGACAAGACGATATTGACGACGCGAATTGGTCGTATTTAATGGAGCAGGATATACGGGCGTATATTACCCAAAATGAATTAGCCGCTGGCTTTGAGCTTTTGAATATTTCATGTAAACAACTCATCTGTGATGTGATAGGGATAGAACGAGAGGCCCCTGCTTGGTTTCAAATATATAAAGGCTTTTATTCTTTTCCTAATATTTTGTTTCCCACAGACGGCAATAGACCATTAAACATACAAAGAATGGATAATGGTATTCCTTATATTTATGCGCAAATCATGTTCAAGGCAGATAAAAGCATGTAACAAGCCAATTAAGTGCGGGACTTGGTATATTCAAGGGTCAAGTTTGACACGTTTGCGTCGGCCCTAGTTGTTGCATAAGTTGTTGATTATTAAATGTAGTGGAAACGGCTGTTGCAAGCGAATAAGAGTCATTAAGGGGATGCATGTGAAGCTGCTTTTAAGCGTAGTGCTAACAACGATATCAATGGTTGCTAATGCACAAGCTAAGTTGCCAGCAGAGTTAACTCATGCAGTATTAAGCTCTCGTGATGTTTTATCTGCTGTTGGAAAGACTATACATAACAATACCCCGCCAGCATGGGTTGAAGAACAACTATTATCTCATGGCGATATTGTTCAATTTAAGTGTTATGACAATCATGACTCAGATAAATTTGATACTGTTGTCTGTCATGTTATCCAAGAGAAGTTAATTAACGGGAGCGTATGGGAGTTCTACTTCTTTCTCGAAGGAAGTGATTGGGTTAATACTAATGTAATTCTAGTGCAGGTATTGCCTGACGACATCTGTATCAAAGATGTAAAAATTAATGAAGGCATTGGACAAGGGCTAAGTTACATGCCTGAAGAATGCAAGACTAATAACGACTACTCTGAGCGATCTACGGCCCCTCAGATAGGGATATAAAATGAAGTTTAGAATTAAGAAATGGGATCAATTAAGCACTGTTAAAAAAGGCTTTCGAATTCTAGATATCGTTGCCATTGTTTACTTGCTTGTTCTCGGTTCATTTGTTGTTAGAGCAGAAGTTACCACAAAAACTGATACTGAAAGACTATTTTTAATTAACTCACCATTGTTATTTAAAGTGTTAAATCCAAGTTCACCAAATGCCTTAGGAGCAGCCTTACCAGTCGTTAATATTGGTTTTTTAAATGTATCCAAAATTAATGACATGAATCAAGATATAGAGCTAATTAAAAAGCATGAAGCAAAACACTTAGAGCAATACCAGTCTCTAGGGATGGTTAAAGCTTTTCAGCTAGATAACTGGAAGCTTGAAGGCATTGCAGAATATGCGAGAGGAAGCTCTACTATTGATATATGCTCAACTGAGCCAGTAGGAACAAAAGCTCAATTGGATTATCGAGAATATCATACGGTTGTAAAATACTTGATTGAATCTGAGAAGTTAACTGAAAAAGAGATTTATGAGCTAGATAGCTATCCTGTCGAGCTTGCAAATAAGTGGATACAAGGGCAATACTGTAAATTTATAGAATAGTGTTCGGCCGTTGTGAGCGAATTGCAGCCTGATGCGGATATAGACAAAAAGCGCCGTCATCCCACCATGCTTTTGGGTGGGATCTCCTTCCGCATACAGTGAGTAAGACAATCGATTTACTATAGTTCCTGATATAAATCTTTTCACTCAGGATTTACTTTTTTAATAAGTCTTTCTTTCCAGGACCTTTGCCACCGTTTCAACCTTTTCTCTCGATAAATAGCACTGTTCATATCATCATACAGTTCAAAATAAACTAACTTTTCTAGATTATATCTCTTACTAAAGCCTTCAGTAAGTTTCTGTTTATGTTGAAATACTCGTTGAAGTAGATTGCTAGTAACGCCAACATAGATAACAGTATTGGATTCGTTTGAAATAATGTATATGGCTGGTTGTTTCATGTTTGAAGTCCTTTTCAAATATATGAACAACTATAGTCGATAAATAAACGGTGAAGTAAAATAGACACTTCGAAACTGGTAAAGATCCCACCCAAAAACATGGTGGGATGACGGTTTACTGTTTTGATAATGTGCGTGCTTCTTTGGTGCTATTTTTTCTAATTGTGTGGGTGCACTGTCTATGACGTTATAATGGAGTTGGTATCTAGGAAGTAGTAGTTTTTATGTTTTATCGTTAATCGGTAAAAAATAGTGAGATACACTAGATTCAAAGTCGATACCCTTAATAAACATAGACTTTTGTCGCCTGATGCTGAAAAGTAGTAAATTTTAGACATAAAAAAATCAGCACTAAGGCTGATTTCATTTCTCTAAGCTTAATTCAAAGAGAATGGTGGGTGTGACTAGATTCGAACTAGCGACCTCTACCATGTCAAGGTAGCGCTCTAACCAACTGAGCTACACTCCCACATTTTTTTGTGCAGTTGTCTGTGACAACGGAGGCTATATTAGCGATACCCATTGTTCGGTGCAAGCCCTTTACACAAGTTTTTTTACCAAATTGAATTGTTTGCCTAAAACTTGTGCAAAAGTGACTATTTAGCTCGCTAAATTACTGTTGTTTTGTTCGTAATGGCGTTGTGTTCGTTGTTGTATTATCCGTAAACGCCATGCTAATAATATTGCCGCCGTGGTTAATCCTGAAATAAAGCCAATCCAAAAACCGGCAGCGCCCATGCGTGGCACAATATAATCAGTAAGGCCAAGTATTAACCCCAAACTTAAGCCAACCAGCCAATAGGCAACGAAGGTGATATACAAAATTGATTTTGTATCTTTATAGCCACGTAATGCACCTGCGGATATTACTTGAATAAAGTCCGAAAACTGAAACAGGGCAGCTAAAAACATTAAGCTTGCTGCCATTTCGACAACGGCTAATTCGGTTGTGTATATGCGGGCGATTGGCTCTCGAAAGACAATGGTTAGGGTTGCGGTTGTAGTTGCAATCAAGAAGCCAATAATTAAAGACGTTGTACAAATGTCTTTTGCTTGCTTAGGTTGGTGTTCTCCAACCGCAAAACCCACTTTAATGGTCACAGCCAAAGCAATGGATAACGGGATCATAAACATTAACGATGAAAAGTTTATGGCGATTTGGTGACTGGCAACAATGTCGGCCCCCAAAGGTGCGAGAATAATGGCAACCACTGAAAACAAGGAGACTTCAAAAAGTAATGATAGGGCGATGGGAACGCCAAGCGACATAATCCCCATAATGGGCATCATTTGGGGCCCCGTTAAAGCTGGAACAAAGTTTATATTGGCGAGTTTTTTTGATTTAATTGCATACACTAGCATACCCAAAAACATACACCAATACACAATAGCGGTGGCCAATCCACATCCTGCACCACCTAACTCAGGCGCTCCAAAAGCACCATAAATGAACAAATAATTTAATGGAACATTTATCAATAACGCAATACCAGCAATGATCATCGTCGGCTTAGTAATACCCATGCCTTCGATATAGCTACGTAAGACAAAATATAAACAAAAGCCTGGTCCACCCCAGACAACGTAGCCCAGATAATCAAGCATCAATTGTTTCAATTCTGGTTCGATATTAGTATGCGCTGCGATAAATGGCTTAAGTGCGTAAAATATAATGATGACCGCAACCGATAATATGCTCGCAATCCAAGCCGATTGTATGGTGGAGGTAGCAATTTTGTCATGCTCTTTCGCGCCTCTTGCCTGGGAAACAATCGCGCTCAATGCCATTATCACGCCGTGAATGGTAATGATAATCGGTAACCATACACTACTGGCAACAGCTACTGCGGCCATATCGGTTGAACTGACGCGACCTGCCATTACTGTATCGGCAAAACTCATTAAATTTTGGATTAGTTGGGCAATAAGAATTGGGTAGGCAAGCTTAATCAAGTCTTTCGCATCGGAGAAAAATTTTTCTAGAGTCATAGGGTTAAAAAGCCGATAATATGAGCCACTTAAATACACGTAGGACGATAATATATGTTTACAGGAATTGTGCAATGCACGGCGATCATTATTGAGATTGTTGAAGGGAAAAATTTTCGTCATTTTGTGATGAAGATGCCTTTGTCATTGCTTAGCGGTATAGAACTTGGTGCAAGTGTTGCGAACAACGGCGTGTGTTTAACGGTAGTTGATTTTAAACCGCTTGATGAAAACCACGGGCAAATGGCGTTTGATGTGATCGACGAGACATTACGCTTATCTAACTTAGCAACGTTACAGCTTGGTGATACGGTGAATATTGAGCGCTCAATGAAGGTCGGTGATGAAATCGGCGGTCACATGGTATCAGGTCATGTGCATACTATGGCTGAGTTGATTGAACGAAACGATAGCAAAGATAATAGTCAAATGACGTTCGCGATAGATACAGCATGGCAAAAATACCTATTTGCTAAAGGGTTTATTTCGGTCAATGGCTGTAGTTTAACTTTGGGGAACGTATCAGAGGGGCAGTTTAACTTGCACCTTATCCCAGAAACGCTGGAACGGACCAATTTAAAAGACTTGCAGTTGGGTAATCGCGTCAATATTGAAATCGACCAACAAACCATGACAATTGTTGAATCGATTGAGCGTATTATGGAACGTCGGTACGCATCTCAACAGCAACCAGATAGCTAATCGCAGTTAAGGTTAACGACTAAAATACTTGTTCGTCATCGGCATCGACGGTTAGTTGGATTTTTTGATAGTAATCGTCGATGTGCATGTTTAGATGAATGTCAGAACAGCAATTAGGACAAGATTCGTAGTAATTTTGGTCGCCTTGAGTCGTGTCTAACTCAATGTGCAATGGATGTGCACAGTGCGGGCAAATAATGGTCTTTCTGCTAAGTTGTTGAGCCATGCCCCCCTCCAAGCAGTACGTTAATCGTACCTACAGTATGGCTTTTATTAGCCGATTTTTCCTTGTTAATAGCTAATAAATCCGCATAAAACTAAGGCTTAGAGCTAAGTTTTTGTATTTGTTTGATAAAAGTATTTACCTGCGCAAGGTAGCTTCCCGCAAACATATTGGCATGGTTAAGGATGTGGTAAAAATTGTATACAACCTTGCGTTGCTGATATCCGGAATCGAGAGGTGCTGTGTCGTTATATCCAGCGTAAAAACTATCATCAAAGCGCCCAAACAATTCACTCATGGCGATGTCGACTTCGCGATCAGCATAGTAACAGGCAGGATCGAACAGGCAAGGCGAGGTTTTAGTGAACCCTATATTTCCAGACCATAAATCACCGTGCACTAAACACGGGATCGGCTGGTGACTCGATAATAATGCTGTGCAACGCGCGAGAATATCTTGCTTATCTATGACAACAGATTTTTGCGCTAATAAGTCTAATTGAAAACCTAGCCGGTTTTCACAAAAAAACTCATGCCAGTTATCGTGATAGTCGTTAACTTGTGGGGTAAGCCCTATAAAATTGTCTTCAGGCCAACCAAACTCTGCTTGTTGATTAGCGCTATGCAAATTAGCTAAGGCGACGCCCAGCTGATAAAAGTCAGCACTCAGGGGGGGCAATGGCGAGGGATGCATATCGAGGTATTCGAGAACTAAGTAACTGCGATCATTGGTTGTGCCGTAGCTAACAACGTCGGGAACCGTCAGTTCATCGCTACAATTAAGTAAATCAAGGTTGAGTGCTTCAGCACTAAATAGGTCTAGGTGCTGTTTGCTATTCGTTTTTACGAAATAACATTGTTGCTGAGAACAGATTTTATATGCTTGATTAATATCGCCGCTAGCAAGTTGTTCCACTTTAACGATGCGAAAGTCACAATTGGTTAACTTTGCAATATCATCGCTAATGGCTTGCCACATTGTTTTCCTCCACTATTGATTCACGTTGTCTAGATTCGCACTATTTATATTTGCGCTCTCTATATTTGCACTATTTCGATTTGCGTTGTTTAGCGTGGCGTACACTTATGCCTCTATATTTATGCCCAAGGTCAATCGTTATTCCTGTCATTGTTCAATTATAGTCACTGCCATCGTCACTGCTATGCTCACTGTTATAGTCACGGTACAAACCAATAGCATAACCAATCCCACACAGGTAGGTTATCTATTGATAATAGGTGGGGGCGGTGGGGCGTTAGCGAATATCTCAGTTTATCATCGTTTGGTTTCAAGCTATGGATTTATGACGATATTTTTAAACCCTGTTGTCACACATGTTTGTTGTACATTAGGGGAGATTAATCTTGTTTAGAAAGCCAAAAAGCACGGATTTGTACTACGCTTTAATAAATCAAATAATGGGTCTGCAAACTGTCCATTGTGCCTGTACATCAGGGCCAAAATCAGTCTTATTGCTTTGCGATTTTGGTAGGGACCATGCAACACCAGATAGAAAAGCCACATCGGATTAACAATAACGGGGTCTATCAACTTGAAAAAGTCGAACAAATTGGATCGCATCCGCGACGAATATAACGTCAAACACTGGAGTCAGGACTTTTACGGTATCGATGATAATGGTGAGGTATATGTGTCACCGGCTAAAAATCGGCACAAGGTACCTTTGAGTAACATCGTCCAGCAACTTGAACAACGAGAATACGGTTTACCCGCCTTAGTACGCTTTCCGCAGATCATTCATCAGCGTGTTGAAAACATTTGTACCGCCTTCAATCAAGCTATCGATGAATATGAATACGATAACCATTACTTGTTAGTTTATCCGATAAAAGTTAACCAACAAAAAGAGGTGGTTGATGAAATTATCGATAGCCAAGCAGAGCTCGAATTAAAACAACTAGGCTTAGAGGCTGGGAGCAAAGCGGAGTTGTTGGCGGTTATGGCCTTAGCGCAAAAAGCCAGCTCGGTAATCGTTTGTAATGGCTACAAAGACCGAGAGTATATTCGCTTAGCACTTATTGGCGAAAAACTCGGTCATAAAGTCTTTATCGTGTTGGAAAAACTATCAGAATTAAAAATTGTTTTATCTGAAGCCCAGGCAATGGGTGTAAAACCTCGTATGGGCTTGCGTATACGGCTGGCGTCACAAGGCGCGGGTAAATGGCAGGCCAGCGGCGGTGAAAAATCAAAATTTGGCTTGTCAGCGTCGCAGGTGCTTAGCGTGATTGAAGAGCTTCGCGCTGAACAGCAGTTAGATACCTTGCAATTGGTACATTTTCATTTGGGCTCACAAATGGCCAACATTCGCGATGTGCGCAATGGCGTCAGTGAAGCCGCACGCTTTTATTGTGAACTGCGCGATATTGGCGCGACGATTGATTATCTTGATGTTGGCGGTGGTTTGGCGGTGGACTACGATGGTACGCGCAGTCAGTCATCAAATTCAATGAACTATGGCCTAATCGAATATGCGCGCAATATTGTGATGACGGTAGGCGATATTTGTCACCTTTATTCTCAGCCAATGCCGGTGATCATTTCTGAATCTGGACGCTCGTTAACCG from Thalassotalea sp. Sam97 harbors:
- the purU gene encoding formyltetrahydrofolate deformylase, with product MHESAVYNQYLLRLQCPDQLGLMANIANVFSKHNAYINRVSQFGEPNSGIYNSRVEFDDRSGQFDLVTFEAAFAHMAKTLDMQYTLRLPEHRPRVLIAVSKYDHCLNVLLNKWRSGVLNIDIVGVYSNHNDCRDLVSFYQLPYHYLPVDNTNKLAQEKKVLALMTEYQVDLLVLARYMQILSDCMCQQLAGKVINIHHSFLPSFKGARPYQQAHDRGVKLIGATAHYVTADLDEGPIIVQEVKPVDHATSVQDMIEIGHDTESIALARAVRLFAEDRIFLNGERTVIL
- a CDS encoding Cof-type HAD-IIB family hydrolase; protein product: MGSHIKFIACDMDGTLLNQHRQLPGDFADVFNALRAKNVLFAVASGRQYYSLKNTFRDFADDMLFIAENGTLVFYQDKEIYSCTIPKQEVAQIIGVLRLIANTHIVLCGKQSAYIESRDPKVQAEVSQYYHHLACVDDLLTVEDEFIKIAVLNFNGTEHYVYPDVAKHFASSHQVVVSAHIWLDVMHKTASKGDAIIHLRDIFDFTFEQSMSFGDYYNDAEMLAETYHSYAMENAAPAVKKLARFIAPSNDDNGVTEVIKNKILT
- a CDS encoding GIY-YIG nuclease family protein, with translation MKQPAIYIISNESNTVIYVGVTSNLLQRVFQHKQKLTEGFSKRYNLEKLVYFELYDDMNSAIYREKRLKRWQRSWKERLIKKVNPE
- a CDS encoding MATE family efflux transporter; protein product: MTLEKFFSDAKDLIKLAYPILIAQLIQNLMSFADTVMAGRVSSTDMAAVAVASSVWLPIIITIHGVIMALSAIVSQARGAKEHDKIATSTIQSAWIASILSVAVIIIFYALKPFIAAHTNIEPELKQLMLDYLGYVVWGGPGFCLYFVLRSYIEGMGITKPTMIIAGIALLINVPLNYLFIYGAFGAPELGGAGCGLATAIVYWCMFLGMLVYAIKSKKLANINFVPALTGPQMMPIMGIMSLGVPIALSLLFEVSLFSVVAIILAPLGADIVASHQIAINFSSLMFMIPLSIALAVTIKVGFAVGEHQPKQAKDICTTSLIIGFLIATTTATLTIVFREPIARIYTTELAVVEMAASLMFLAALFQFSDFIQVISAGALRGYKDTKSILYITFVAYWLVGLSLGLILGLTDYIVPRMGAAGFWIGFISGLTTAAILLAWRLRIIQQRTQRHYEQNNSNLAS
- a CDS encoding riboflavin synthase subunit alpha, translated to MFTGIVQCTAIIIEIVEGKNFRHFVMKMPLSLLSGIELGASVANNGVCLTVVDFKPLDENHGQMAFDVIDETLRLSNLATLQLGDTVNIERSMKVGDEIGGHMVSGHVHTMAELIERNDSKDNSQMTFAIDTAWQKYLFAKGFISVNGCSLTLGNVSEGQFNLHLIPETLERTNLKDLQLGNRVNIEIDQQTMTIVESIERIMERRYASQQQPDS
- a CDS encoding CPXCG motif-containing cysteine-rich protein — protein: MAQQLSRKTIICPHCAHPLHIELDTTQGDQNYYESCPNCCSDIHLNMHIDDYYQKIQLTVDADDEQVF
- a CDS encoding fructosamine kinase family protein translates to MWQAISDDIAKLTNCDFRIVKVEQLASGDINQAYKICSQQQCYFVKTNSKQHLDLFSAEALNLDLLNCSDELTVPDVVSYGTTNDRSYLVLEYLDMHPSPLPPLSADFYQLGVALANLHSANQQAEFGWPEDNFIGLTPQVNDYHDNWHEFFCENRLGFQLDLLAQKSVVIDKQDILARCTALLSSHQPIPCLVHGDLWSGNIGFTKTSPCLFDPACYYADREVDIAMSELFGRFDDSFYAGYNDTAPLDSGYQQRKVVYNFYHILNHANMFAGSYLAQVNTFIKQIQKLSSKP
- the speA gene encoding arginine decarboxylase → MKKSNKLDRIRDEYNVKHWSQDFYGIDDNGEVYVSPAKNRHKVPLSNIVQQLEQREYGLPALVRFPQIIHQRVENICTAFNQAIDEYEYDNHYLLVYPIKVNQQKEVVDEIIDSQAELELKQLGLEAGSKAELLAVMALAQKASSVIVCNGYKDREYIRLALIGEKLGHKVFIVLEKLSELKIVLSEAQAMGVKPRMGLRIRLASQGAGKWQASGGEKSKFGLSASQVLSVIEELRAEQQLDTLQLVHFHLGSQMANIRDVRNGVSEAARFYCELRDIGATIDYLDVGGGLAVDYDGTRSQSSNSMNYGLIEYARNIVMTVGDICHLYSQPMPVIISESGRSLTAHHAVLITNVIGTESYVPEKMDEPDEKAPLLLHNMWDNLVSLRKGEDDRALIEIYNDTQSDLAEAHSQFSTGMINLQYRAWAEQVSLLINYELSKSMSAKNRYHRPILDELHERLADKFFINFSLFQSMPDAWGIDQVFPVLPLSGLDKIEDRRAVMLDITCDSDGTVDQYVDGQGIETTLPVPDWNPDEPYLMGFFLVGAYQETLGCMHNLFGDTHTVVVNVDEQGAANIAFVNEGDTVEDMMDYVHLDMESLRQLYKEMVMAKVPEDEQQSVIEELEQGLIGYTYLEDF